DNA sequence from the Gordonia polyisoprenivorans genome:
GCAGAAGACCTACCTGCCCGACTTCGCCGGTGAGAACGTCCCGCAGTCGGCGGTCGTGATCGCCGAACCGCGCCCGCTGTTCGACGCATTCTCGTTGCAGACCAAGGCAACCCGCGTGCCCAGCGGCTACCGGCTCAACGGCGTGAAGTCGTTCGTACCGGCCGCGGGGTCGTCCGAACTGTTCATCGTCGGCGCGCAACTCGACGGCCGGCCCGCACTGTTCATCGTCGAATCCGACTCCAAGGGCCTGATCGTCGAGGCCGACCCCGGCATGGGTGTGCGCGCCGCAGGCATGGGTCGACTGCTGCTGCAGGACGTCGCGGTGCCGGAGTCGGCGCTGCTCGGCGAAAGCTCGCCCGAAGCCTCCGATGCCGCCTTCGCGGCGTATCGCGACGTGGTGCGGCTGTCGCGTCTGGGCTGGTCGGCACTGGCCGCCGGAACGGGTCGGGCCGTCCTCGACTACGTCATCCCCTACGTCAACGAGCGTGAGGCGTTCGGCGAGCCGATCTCCAACCGCCAGGCGGTGGCCTTCATGGTCGCCACCATCGCCACCGAGCTCGACGGCATCCGTCTGGTCACCCTGCGCGGCGCCTCGCGCGCCGAGCAGGGCCTGTCGTTCGCCCGCGAGGCCGCCCTGGCGCGCAAGCTCACCATCGACAAGGGCCTGCAGATCGGTCTCGACGGCATCCAGCTGCTCGGCGGCCACGGCTTCACCAAGGAACATCCGGTCGAGCGTTGGTACCGCGACCTGCGTGGCGCGGGTATCGGCGAGGGCATCGTCGTCCTGTAAGGCGACCCGGGAATCGAGGACACAGTCATGAGCATCAATCTGGAACTGCCGAAGAAGCTCGGCGTCACCATCGATCAGGCCCATCAGGCCGCGGCGGAGATCTTCCGTCCCATCTCGCGCAAATACGATCTGCGCGAACACGATTACCCGGTCGAGCTCGACACCCTGGCGAGCCTGTACGACGGTCTGGCCGAGACCGGCCAGGCCGGTGCCGGCGCCGATGCCGGCCGGAGCAAGGACAAGGGCAAGGAGCGTCCCGAGGGCGTCGTGGTCAACGGCGGCA
Encoded proteins:
- a CDS encoding acyl-CoA dehydrogenase family protein, yielding MSTHTEPRDTSAVGKTRHPRNFIGTAMRVLTTVTGSEFAEKYQIREPINRIAYQATKTGFQTLGAANRAFSKVQGGSAPAKRLTTTPKGYFNLTPDDEQQMIAETVKEFATEILRPAAYDADAAATAPESIVKRSAELGITMINVPEELDGAATERGVVTNALVAEAMAYGDMGLALPLLAPSGVATTLTNFGSDGQQKTYLPDFAGENVPQSAVVIAEPRPLFDAFSLQTKATRVPSGYRLNGVKSFVPAAGSSELFIVGAQLDGRPALFIVESDSKGLIVEADPGMGVRAAGMGRLLLQDVAVPESALLGESSPEASDAAFAAYRDVVRLSRLGWSALAAGTGRAVLDYVIPYVNEREAFGEPISNRQAVAFMVATIATELDGIRLVTLRGASRAEQGLSFAREAALARKLTIDKGLQIGLDGIQLLGGHGFTKEHPVERWYRDLRGAGIGEGIVVL